The Desmonostoc muscorum LEGE 12446 genome includes a region encoding these proteins:
- a CDS encoding response regulator transcription factor has product MTAHILLVEDEVKLARFVELELSSEGYKVSIAHDGITGLTLARESSPDLAVLDWMLPGLSGLEICRRLRATGSSVPVILLTAKDEVSDRVAGLDAGADDYVVKPFSIEELLARIRAHLRRTQETDEDLLQFEDLSLNRRTRQVFRSKRSIELTAKEFDLLEYLLSHPRQVFTRDQILEKVWGYDFMGDSNIIEVYIRYLRLKLEENKEKRLIHTVRGVGYALRE; this is encoded by the coding sequence ATGACAGCCCATATTCTTTTAGTCGAAGATGAAGTCAAACTAGCGCGATTTGTAGAATTAGAACTCAGTAGTGAAGGATACAAGGTGAGCATAGCCCATGATGGCATCACTGGATTGACTTTGGCGCGGGAGTCATCGCCAGATTTAGCCGTTCTGGATTGGATGTTACCAGGATTGTCGGGTTTAGAAATTTGCCGTCGTCTGCGAGCCACAGGTAGTTCAGTGCCAGTAATTTTGTTAACAGCAAAAGATGAAGTTAGCGATCGCGTGGCAGGATTAGATGCAGGAGCCGATGATTATGTGGTTAAACCCTTCAGTATTGAAGAACTGTTAGCAAGAATCCGCGCTCATCTGCGTCGCACTCAAGAAACAGATGAAGACTTATTGCAGTTTGAAGACCTAAGCTTAAATCGCCGCACTCGTCAAGTATTTCGCTCTAAAAGAAGCATTGAGTTAACAGCAAAAGAATTTGATTTATTAGAATATTTGCTTTCACATCCCCGTCAGGTATTTACTAGAGACCAAATCCTCGAAAAAGTCTGGGGTTACGACTTCATGGGTGATTCCAATATTATCGAAGTCTATATTCGTTATCTGCGCCTGAAATTAGAAGAAAATAAAGAAAAACGCCTAATTCACACAGTACGTGGCGTCGGTTACGCACTGCGCGAGTAA
- the aroF gene encoding 3-deoxy-7-phosphoheptulonate synthase — MINAKLAAQSYPNHQTIVKLSEKVAFGGEELVIIGGPCTVESWEQMETVAQKLSTASVQALRGGVYKPRTSPYAFQGMGESGLEILAKVRSHYNMPVVTEVMSISQIEAIATHADMLQVGSRNMQNFDLLKALGQAGKPILLKRGLAATIEEFVMAAEYILSHGNPDVVLCERGIRSFDDYTRNVLDLGAVAALKQITHLPVIVDPSHAVGKRELVAPVARGAIACGADGLIIECHPEPEKSVSDARQALSLEDMVHLVDSLKLVATAVGRSISQTKGVGSKLTPFVCAA, encoded by the coding sequence ATGATTAACGCTAAACTTGCTGCACAATCTTATCCTAACCACCAGACAATCGTTAAACTTTCAGAAAAAGTGGCTTTCGGCGGCGAAGAATTGGTAATTATCGGCGGCCCCTGTACCGTTGAAAGCTGGGAACAAATGGAGACAGTGGCACAAAAGCTATCTACTGCATCGGTACAAGCCTTGCGTGGCGGTGTCTACAAACCCCGCACATCCCCCTACGCCTTTCAGGGTATGGGCGAGTCGGGATTGGAAATTTTGGCAAAGGTACGATCGCACTATAATATGCCTGTTGTCACTGAGGTGATGTCAATTTCCCAAATTGAAGCGATCGCCACCCACGCTGATATGCTTCAAGTTGGTAGCCGCAATATGCAAAACTTCGATTTGCTCAAAGCCTTAGGGCAAGCTGGTAAACCGATACTACTCAAGCGCGGTTTAGCAGCGACAATTGAAGAATTCGTCATGGCAGCTGAATATATTCTCAGCCACGGCAATCCTGATGTGGTGTTGTGCGAAAGAGGTATCCGCAGTTTCGATGATTACACCCGCAATGTCCTAGATTTAGGCGCAGTAGCAGCACTCAAACAAATCACTCACCTGCCTGTGATTGTAGATCCTTCCCATGCCGTAGGTAAACGGGAATTGGTAGCACCTGTAGCTAGAGGTGCGATCGCTTGCGGGGCAGATGGGTTAATAATTGAGTGTCACCCAGAACCAGAAAAATCGGTTTCTGATGCTCGTCAAGCACTTTCTTTAGAAGATATGGTGCATTTGGTTGATAGTTTAAAGCTTGTAGCAACAGCCGTTGGGCGCAGCATATCACAAACAAAAGGGGTGGGTTCTAAACTTACCCCTTTTGTTTGTGCGGCTTGA
- a CDS encoding phospholipase D-like domain-containing protein, producing the protein MQIFSRQRYFSYIFLLIFPLVACQRVQSSNKLLSPLPQDPLVQVYFNHSQSSEYKDLYRQQTRLGDDLEKQIVDTIFQAKSTVDVAVQELRLPKVAQALVDRQKAGVKVRLILENTYSRSWSSFTPEEVEKLDKRERQRYQEFRQFIDINHDNQLTPTEINQRDALIILQNAKVPSLDDQADGSAGSSLMHHKFLIVDNRIVIITSANFTLSDTFGDYTNPSTLGNANNLLQIDSPELASLFTEEFNIMWGDGPGGKPDSRFGLQKPLRLPKQITLNKTKITVQFSPTSPTEPWTNSSNGLIGKTLDSATGSIDLALFVFSEQRLANILENRHQQNVQIRALIEPQFAYRPYSEVLDMMGVALSNKCKYEVDNHPWQNPITTVGVPVLPKGDLLHHKYAVIDNQTVITGSHNWSDAANNGNDETLIVIESPIVAAHYVREFARLYAKIKPGLPPTIQQKIKVQQTQCPQIKTSS; encoded by the coding sequence GTGCAAATTTTTTCTAGACAAAGGTATTTTTCATATATCTTTTTACTCATCTTCCCCCTCGTTGCTTGTCAACGAGTCCAATCATCCAATAAACTTCTATCACCTTTACCACAAGATCCTTTAGTTCAAGTTTACTTTAACCATTCTCAATCTTCGGAATACAAAGATCTATACCGTCAGCAAACTCGCTTGGGGGATGACTTAGAAAAACAGATTGTTGATACTATTTTTCAAGCTAAATCTACAGTAGATGTGGCGGTGCAAGAATTGCGTTTACCTAAAGTAGCCCAAGCACTAGTTGATAGACAAAAAGCTGGGGTAAAAGTTAGGTTGATTTTAGAAAATACCTATAGCCGGTCTTGGAGTAGTTTTACACCTGAAGAAGTAGAGAAATTAGACAAAAGAGAACGACAACGCTATCAAGAATTTCGCCAATTTATCGATATTAACCACGATAATCAACTGACTCCCACAGAAATAAATCAAAGGGATGCTTTAATAATTTTGCAAAATGCGAAAGTTCCCTCGCTAGACGATCAAGCGGATGGTTCAGCAGGTAGTAGTTTGATGCATCATAAGTTCCTAATTGTAGATAATCGCATTGTAATTATCACTTCGGCGAATTTTACTTTGAGTGATACATTTGGTGATTATACAAATCCCAGCACTTTAGGTAATGCCAATAACTTATTGCAAATTGACAGTCCAGAGTTAGCATCTTTATTTACAGAAGAGTTTAACATTATGTGGGGCGACGGTCCTGGAGGTAAGCCAGATAGCCGATTTGGTCTCCAAAAGCCGCTGCGTTTACCTAAACAAATCACATTAAATAAAACCAAAATTACTGTGCAGTTTTCGCCGACTTCTCCAACTGAACCTTGGACTAACAGTAGTAATGGTTTAATTGGCAAAACTTTAGATTCAGCAACAGGATCTATTGATTTGGCTTTATTCGTTTTTTCCGAACAGCGTCTTGCTAATATTTTGGAAAATCGACATCAACAAAATGTCCAAATTCGGGCTTTAATCGAACCACAATTTGCCTATCGTCCTTATAGTGAGGTGTTAGATATGATGGGAGTTGCTCTCAGTAATAAATGTAAATATGAAGTTGATAATCATCCTTGGCAAAACCCAATTACGACTGTAGGCGTACCTGTATTACCCAAAGGTGATTTATTACATCATAAGTATGCTGTTATTGATAACCAAACAGTAATTACAGGTTCTCATAATTGGTCTGATGCAGCTAATAATGGTAACGACGAGACACTTATAGTGATTGAAAGTCCCATAGTCGCTGCTCATTATGTGCGAGAATTTGCTCGTCTTTATGCCAAAATCAAACCTGGCTTACCACCAACCATTCAACAAAAAATTAAAGTCCAACAAACACAATGTCCCCAGATAAAAACTTCTTCGTAA
- a CDS encoding efflux RND transporter permease subunit yields the protein MNISQLFIRRPIMTTLVMVGILIFGLMSYQQLPVSDLPNVDYPTLQVTANLPGASPETMASSVATPLEQQFSSIAGLSSMNSTSSLGSAQITLQFDLNRDIDGAAQDVQSAISKAARQLPTNMPNPPSFRKVNPADQPVLYISLNSSILPLSTVDKYGETLLAQRLSMVDGVAQVQVYGSQKYAVRIQLDPESLSAKGIGIDEVATAIANGNVNLPTGTLYGQQQNSTIQANGQLNDAASYRSLAVTYQNGAPVQLGELGQVLDSVENDKIASWYFPTKTGNREQGVESRGAREKSSIQNPKSKIQNSSVRAIVLAIQRQPGTNTVQVVDAIKKLLPTFQKQIPAAVNMNILYDRSQSIRESVDDVQFTLLLTIALVVLVIFLFLRNISATVIPSLAVPLSIVATFAVMLVLRFSLDNLSLMALTLSVGFVVDDAVVMLENIVRHMEMGESRMEAALNGSREIGFTILSMTISLVAVFIPVLFMEGILGRLFREFAITISVAILVSGVISLSLTPMLCSRFLRPPHHQGDEGAGKAGEAGEAGEAGGEINNSQIQNPKSKIQNFQTRLYNISESFFDLLLGGYDWSLKKSLKYHQTTMVISGAILLATVYLFIVVPKGFVPNADVGQITATTQASEDISFDEMVKHQQAVAAIAYRDPNIDSINSSVGAGGPNASANSGRLLIELKPRHERHLSADEIVEELRPKLSTVPGIKVFLQNPPAINIGGQQTKAQYQFTLQSPNIQELYQYAPLLENQLRNLSELQDVNSDLQIKNPQVKVDINRDQASAFGLTANQIETALSNAYGTRQVSTIYASDSQYQVIMGVEPKYQQNSNALDLLSVRAPNGQLVPLNAVATLTKDVGPLTINHKGQLASVTFSFNLKPGISLSNVTPKIEQLARKTLPATISTAFQGSAQAFQSSIQGLGLLLLVAILVIYIVLGILYENFIHPLTILSSLPSAGFGAVLTLLLFHVDLNIYAFVGIILLVGIVKKNGIMMVDFAIAARQEGKTPYDAIYQACLVRFRPIMMTTMAALMGTLPIALGLGAGADTRRPLGLAVVGGLVFSQFLTLYLTPVFYTYMESLQTRFQKHNWRKQAI from the coding sequence ATGAACATTTCCCAGCTATTCATCCGCCGTCCAATCATGACAACCCTAGTGATGGTTGGCATTTTAATATTTGGGCTGATGAGTTACCAACAGTTACCTGTTAGTGACTTGCCCAATGTGGATTATCCGACACTCCAGGTAACGGCTAATCTGCCTGGAGCCAGTCCAGAAACGATGGCTTCTTCTGTTGCAACTCCTTTAGAACAGCAGTTTTCTAGCATCGCCGGATTGAGTTCAATGAACTCTACCAGCTCTTTGGGTAGCGCCCAAATTACGCTGCAATTCGACCTCAATCGGGATATTGACGGGGCAGCACAGGATGTGCAGTCTGCTATTTCTAAAGCAGCAAGGCAGTTGCCGACTAATATGCCCAATCCCCCTTCTTTTCGCAAAGTCAATCCGGCAGATCAACCAGTCCTCTACATTTCTTTAAATTCATCTATTTTGCCGCTTTCAACTGTAGATAAGTACGGCGAAACACTGTTGGCACAACGTCTGTCAATGGTGGATGGGGTGGCGCAAGTGCAAGTGTACGGTTCCCAAAAGTACGCGGTACGGATTCAGCTCGATCCGGAATCATTGAGTGCTAAAGGCATAGGAATCGATGAAGTAGCAACTGCGATCGCTAACGGAAATGTTAACCTACCAACCGGCACACTTTACGGGCAGCAACAGAATTCTACAATTCAAGCAAATGGTCAACTCAATGATGCTGCTAGCTATCGCTCCCTAGCTGTAACTTATCAAAACGGCGCACCTGTGCAGCTAGGTGAACTCGGTCAAGTGCTGGACAGCGTGGAAAATGATAAGATTGCCAGCTGGTATTTTCCTACAAAGACAGGGAATAGGGAGCAGGGAGTAGAAAGTAGGGGAGCAAGAGAGAAATCTTCAATCCAAAATCCAAAATCTAAAATCCAAAATTCTAGCGTGCGGGCGATCGTTCTGGCAATTCAACGCCAACCGGGAACTAATACCGTCCAAGTGGTGGATGCAATTAAGAAACTGCTACCCACCTTCCAAAAACAGATTCCGGCAGCTGTGAACATGAATATTCTCTACGATCGCTCCCAATCAATTCGGGAATCGGTAGATGATGTACAATTCACGCTGTTGCTCACCATCGCTTTGGTAGTACTAGTAATCTTTCTATTTCTTCGCAATATCTCCGCTACAGTCATTCCCAGTTTGGCAGTACCGCTGTCAATTGTTGCGACCTTTGCAGTTATGCTGGTGCTGCGCTTTTCACTCGATAACCTGTCGCTGATGGCATTAACTTTATCAGTCGGTTTCGTGGTGGATGATGCTGTAGTCATGCTAGAAAATATTGTCCGCCACATGGAGATGGGTGAGAGCCGCATGGAAGCAGCTTTAAATGGTTCTAGAGAAATTGGTTTCACAATTTTATCAATGACCATTTCCTTGGTAGCAGTATTTATCCCTGTGCTGTTCATGGAAGGCATTTTGGGGCGACTGTTCCGTGAGTTTGCCATTACCATCAGCGTTGCCATCTTGGTTTCTGGCGTCATTTCCCTCAGCTTAACGCCAATGCTGTGTTCCAGATTCTTGCGTCCACCGCATCATCAGGGGGATGAGGGAGCAGGGAAGGCAGGGGAAGCAGGGGAGGCAGGGGAGGCAGGGGGAGAAATAAACAATTCCCAAATCCAAAATCCAAAATCTAAAATCCAAAATTTCCAGACTCGTCTCTACAATATTTCGGAAAGTTTCTTTGATTTGTTGTTGGGGGGATACGATTGGAGTTTGAAGAAGTCGCTGAAGTATCACCAGACAACGATGGTGATTTCGGGGGCGATTCTTTTAGCGACAGTCTATCTATTTATAGTTGTGCCTAAGGGATTTGTTCCTAATGCTGATGTTGGACAAATCACTGCAACCACTCAAGCATCGGAGGATATCTCCTTTGATGAAATGGTAAAGCATCAACAGGCTGTAGCTGCGATCGCTTACCGCGATCCTAATATTGATTCCATCAACTCCAGCGTCGGGGCTGGAGGACCAAATGCTTCTGCCAACAGCGGACGACTTTTAATCGAACTCAAGCCCCGCCATGAGCGCCATCTCAGTGCTGATGAAATAGTGGAGGAACTCCGACCGAAGTTGTCAACTGTCCCTGGAATCAAAGTTTTCTTGCAAAATCCTCCTGCTATTAATATTGGTGGACAACAGACAAAAGCGCAGTATCAATTTACTCTCCAAAGTCCCAATATTCAAGAGCTTTACCAATACGCCCCACTTCTGGAAAATCAACTCCGCAATCTGTCAGAATTGCAAGATGTCAACAGTGACTTACAAATCAAAAATCCCCAAGTCAAAGTAGACATTAACCGTGACCAAGCTTCCGCTTTCGGTTTGACTGCTAATCAAATTGAAACTGCCCTGAGTAATGCCTACGGCACTCGCCAAGTTTCCACCATCTACGCCTCCGATAGCCAGTATCAAGTGATTATGGGCGTGGAACCAAAATATCAACAAAATTCCAATGCCTTAGATTTGCTCTCAGTTCGTGCCCCCAATGGACAACTTGTACCTCTCAATGCTGTAGCAACTTTGACCAAGGATGTAGGGCCACTAACTATTAACCACAAAGGGCAGCTAGCTTCTGTCACGTTCTCTTTTAATCTCAAGCCAGGAATATCACTAAGTAATGTCACCCCAAAAATTGAACAACTTGCCCGTAAAACACTACCAGCTACTATCAGTACAGCCTTTCAAGGTTCAGCGCAGGCGTTCCAGTCTTCAATTCAGGGTTTAGGATTGCTACTATTGGTTGCCATCTTGGTAATTTATATTGTGTTGGGCATTCTCTACGAGAACTTCATTCACCCACTGACCATCCTTTCTAGCTTACCCTCCGCTGGATTTGGGGCAGTACTAACTTTGTTGCTGTTTCATGTTGACTTGAATATTTACGCCTTCGTGGGCATTATTTTGCTGGTTGGCATTGTCAAGAAAAATGGGATCATGATGGTTGACTTTGCGATCGCAGCTCGTCAAGAAGGCAAGACACCTTATGATGCCATTTATCAAGCCTGCTTGGTGAGATTCCGCCCAATCATGATGACCACAATGGCAGCACTCATGGGCACATTACCCATCGCCCTTGGTTTGGGAGCCGGAGCAGATACACGCCGTCCCCTTGGTTTAGCTGTAGTTGGCGGGTTAGTGTTCTCGCAATTCCTCACACTTTATTTAACGCCGGTTTTCTACACTTACATGGAGTCTTTGCAAACAAGGTTTCAAAAGCACAACTGGCGCAAACAGGCAATATAA
- a CDS encoding pentapeptide repeat-containing protein: MSDLERYYRILELEPGATLEEVNQAYKDLVFVWHPDRIPKENLRLQQKAQDKLKAINEAREKLRSLKTKHQTTHTHHSQPSHHQTPPETIHAPSKHNPDLSGKDYSRANLSNKDLSGRNLSYANLSGANLSDTFMHKVNLRGANLSEANLFRANLLLADMREANLRAANLIGADLSGADLRGADLTGARIRSGERLLVKLIGANLAGAIMPDGAIHQ, from the coding sequence ATGAGCGATCTGGAGCGGTACTATAGAATTTTGGAATTGGAGCCTGGGGCAACGCTTGAAGAAGTGAACCAGGCTTATAAAGATTTAGTTTTTGTTTGGCATCCCGATCGCATTCCTAAGGAAAATCTCCGCTTACAGCAGAAGGCACAGGACAAGCTCAAAGCGATAAATGAAGCTCGTGAAAAATTGCGCTCTCTAAAAACCAAACATCAAACTACACATACACATCACTCACAGCCGTCTCACCACCAAACACCGCCTGAAACAATTCATGCACCATCAAAGCATAATCCTGACTTGAGCGGTAAAGACTACAGTCGGGCAAATTTGAGCAATAAAGATTTATCTGGTCGAAATCTCAGCTATGCCAACTTGAGCGGTGCTAATCTCAGCGATACTTTTATGCACAAAGTTAACCTCAGAGGAGCGAATTTGTCTGAAGCTAATTTGTTTCGGGCAAACCTACTTCTAGCGGATATGAGGGAGGCGAATTTACGCGCTGCTAATTTAATTGGTGCCGATCTCAGTGGAGCCGACTTGCGGGGTGCTGATTTAACGGGAGCGCGGATTCGCTCTGGCGAACGGCTTCTGGTTAAACTAATTGGTGCTAACCTGGCTGGGGCAATTATGCCTGATGGTGCGATTCATCAGTGA
- a CDS encoding transposase: MTGLFPPGKGGGEEVAYGGKGKGILIHTLTEGNGMPLSNCTTPANGNEKEQVLPLLDKVKLKTLKRGRPRKRLKVLAADKGYDSKQQRANLRKRGIRPQIPKRVWKTKKNKGRPIKISAPRFQQERCFAWYQRKYRRLVVRWERQKVYFDSFIDLATIHLWIQRILLVG, encoded by the coding sequence TTGACGGGTCTTTTTCCCCCTGGGAAGGGCGGGGGTGAAGAAGTTGCTTATGGTGGCAAAGGTAAAGGTATCTTAATACACACACTTACAGAAGGTAATGGAATGCCCCTTTCTAACTGTACGACTCCAGCCAACGGTAATGAGAAAGAGCAGGTGTTACCCCTACTTGATAAGGTAAAACTTAAAACTTTGAAGCGTGGTAGACCACGTAAACGGCTCAAGGTACTGGCTGCCGATAAAGGTTATGACTCCAAACAACAACGCGCCAACTTACGCAAACGGGGTATTCGACCCCAAATACCAAAACGAGTCTGGAAAACAAAGAAAAACAAAGGCAGACCCATCAAAATCTCTGCTCCAAGATTCCAGCAAGAGCGTTGTTTTGCTTGGTATCAACGTAAATATCGTCGTTTGGTTGTTCGCTGGGAGCGACAGAAAGTATATTTTGATTCATTCATTGACCTTGCTACTATCCATCTCTGGATTCAAAGAATCTTATTAGTGGGATAG
- a CDS encoding efflux RND transporter periplasmic adaptor subunit, with protein MPRFYRLISRGRLWLLVLGLTYLCAACNATDAQSSGKQAGKKQAVPVVVATATQKTIPIQLSATGTVEAYSTVSVKSQVGGQLTGVYFQQGQNVKKGDLLFKIDSRSLEAALMQANAAKAKDLAQVKQAQANVVKAIAQVNQAKANVAKDVVQAKNADVQAKRYNSLLKEGAISKEQADQFQTTAEAQRATVNADQNGVADAQAAVTAAQADVQNAKAAVAADEAAIDNAKIQLSYSSIYSPITGRTSSLKLNQGNLVEANATDPLITISQIRPIYVTFSIPQRLLPDLKKYSANGKLEVSAIPPKDTARPIRGELTFVDSGLNTQTGTIQLKATFANTDDRLVPGQFVNVVLKLSEQPNMITVPSQAIQTGQQGQFVFLVKPDKTVEMRPVTVGDTIGNETAIKQGLQPGEQIVTDGQFNLVPGATVQVKPEVGSGGAGEQGGGGAGDAGDAGGE; from the coding sequence ATGCCTCGTTTTTATCGCTTGATTTCAAGAGGACGGTTATGGCTACTGGTGCTGGGTTTGACCTACTTGTGTGCTGCTTGTAATGCAACTGACGCTCAATCAAGTGGCAAACAAGCAGGTAAAAAGCAAGCAGTGCCAGTGGTGGTTGCCACTGCGACTCAAAAAACTATTCCCATACAGCTCTCGGCTACGGGAACAGTGGAAGCATATTCTACGGTATCTGTCAAGTCACAAGTGGGTGGACAACTTACTGGAGTTTATTTTCAGCAAGGACAGAATGTCAAGAAAGGAGACTTGTTATTTAAAATTGATTCCCGTTCCTTGGAAGCAGCGCTGATGCAAGCTAATGCTGCCAAAGCCAAAGATTTGGCGCAGGTGAAACAGGCACAGGCAAATGTGGTGAAAGCGATCGCCCAAGTCAACCAAGCAAAAGCCAATGTAGCCAAGGATGTTGTCCAAGCCAAAAATGCAGATGTCCAGGCGAAGAGATACAACAGCTTACTCAAGGAAGGGGCAATCAGTAAAGAACAGGCGGATCAGTTCCAGACGACAGCTGAGGCTCAACGGGCAACAGTCAACGCAGACCAAAATGGAGTAGCAGACGCTCAAGCAGCCGTCACCGCAGCCCAAGCAGATGTACAAAATGCCAAAGCAGCAGTAGCAGCAGATGAAGCGGCGATCGACAATGCCAAAATCCAGCTTTCCTACAGTTCCATTTACTCACCAATTACTGGACGCACAAGTAGTCTGAAACTCAATCAAGGCAACTTGGTAGAAGCCAACGCCACCGATCCTTTAATTACCATCAGCCAAATCCGCCCGATTTACGTCACCTTTTCCATTCCCCAAAGATTGCTGCCAGATTTGAAGAAGTACAGTGCTAACGGCAAGTTAGAAGTCAGTGCCATACCTCCGAAAGACACAGCGCGTCCGATACGCGGTGAACTCACCTTTGTTGATAGCGGACTCAATACCCAAACAGGCACAATTCAACTTAAAGCCACCTTTGCCAACACAGACGATCGCCTAGTTCCAGGGCAGTTTGTCAACGTAGTCCTCAAGCTCAGCGAACAACCGAATATGATAACCGTGCCTTCCCAAGCCATACAAACTGGACAGCAAGGACAGTTTGTATTTCTAGTCAAACCCGACAAAACAGTAGAAATGCGTCCAGTTACCGTAGGCGACACCATTGGCAACGAAACGGCAATCAAACAAGGGTTGCAACCAGGTGAGCAAATCGTCACCGATGGACAATTTAACTTAGTACCCGGTGCGACAGTGCAGGTGAAGCCGGAGGTAGGGAGCGGAGGGGCAGGGGAGCAGGGGGGCGGAGGGGCAGGGGACGCAGGGGACGCAGGGGGAGAATAA
- a CDS encoding sensor histidine kinase, whose product MKQIKKTWQNIDPFSLQLRLTIGIAGFSALVLGGLATWTSWKTQKILIDNHKHNIEQIAKRLPRDVQIYSEMMQPETGLQKAINNLANNNTLLWVKSSQNKIIVQSSTLTLLSNSMVSELMSLTKMPIKPQIYKINQNYFVLCGGSVEVRGKLLGELFVVKDITREQTIFVGLVQSLAIISVLAILILTVAIAIYIKHSLQPLRQLNQMTAVISAEDLGQAQLYLDNAPSEVKELAQTLTMLLSRLSQSWEQEREFVSNVSHELRTPLTIVHGYLQSVLRRQNNLTQIQQEALETAASEAERTIRLLQDLLDLARADSGYLHFQMKSYVLNDLVEEIVVMAEKYSDRQITIESTISPIEVKVDYSRLKQVLLNLIDNAVKYSEAGTPIIFKLDQLPDKAIIQVCDNGYGIPLQHQARIFERFYRVDESRSHTTGGSGLGLSIVKTLVEGMGGNVSVQSKLGEGSIFTISLPI is encoded by the coding sequence GTGAAGCAAATCAAAAAAACTTGGCAAAATATAGATCCATTTTCATTACAGCTACGCCTGACGATTGGGATTGCTGGTTTTTCGGCTTTGGTATTAGGCGGACTCGCTACATGGACGAGTTGGAAAACGCAGAAAATTTTAATTGATAATCATAAACATAACATAGAACAAATAGCTAAACGTTTGCCGCGAGATGTGCAAATTTATAGTGAGATGATGCAACCTGAAACTGGGTTGCAAAAGGCTATTAATAATTTAGCAAATAACAATACATTATTATGGGTAAAAAGTTCTCAAAATAAAATAATTGTACAATCTAGCACTTTAACTTTGTTATCTAATTCTATGGTATCTGAGTTAATGTCCTTAACTAAGATGCCGATTAAACCACAAATTTATAAAATTAATCAAAACTACTTTGTTTTATGTGGTGGTTCTGTAGAGGTGCGGGGTAAGTTACTGGGTGAATTATTTGTAGTTAAAGATATTACCCGCGAACAAACAATCTTTGTGGGACTGGTGCAGAGTTTAGCTATTATTAGTGTTTTGGCTATTCTTATTTTAACAGTTGCGATCGCCATTTATATCAAGCATTCGCTACAACCTCTACGCCAGCTAAATCAAATGACTGCTGTGATTTCCGCAGAAGATTTAGGACAAGCACAATTATATCTTGATAATGCACCCAGCGAAGTCAAAGAATTAGCTCAAACTTTAACCATGTTGTTATCGCGGCTTTCCCAATCATGGGAGCAAGAACGAGAATTTGTCAGTAATGTTTCTCACGAATTACGCACACCTTTGACCATTGTACATGGTTACTTACAAAGCGTTTTACGGAGGCAAAATAACTTAACCCAAATCCAACAAGAAGCTTTAGAAACTGCTGCATCGGAAGCTGAACGTACTATTCGCTTGCTACAAGATTTACTAGATTTAGCACGAGCAGATAGTGGTTACTTGCATTTTCAGATGAAATCTTACGTTTTAAATGACTTAGTTGAAGAGATTGTAGTCATGGCAGAAAAATATAGCGATCGCCAAATTACTATCGAGTCCACAATTTCCCCAATTGAAGTGAAAGTAGACTACAGTCGTCTCAAACAAGTATTACTCAATTTGATTGATAATGCTGTTAAATATTCTGAAGCAGGTACACCTATAATTTTTAAATTAGACCAACTTCCAGACAAAGCAATTATTCAAGTTTGTGACAATGGTTATGGCATTCCTTTGCAACATCAAGCACGTATTTTTGAAAGATTTTACCGCGTAGATGAATCTCGCTCTCATACAACTGGAGGTTCTGGTTTAGGTTTATCAATTGTCAAGACACTTGTAGAAGGTATGGGTGGTAATGTGAGTGTACAATCCAAGTTAGGAGAAGGGAGCATTTTTACAATCAGTTTACCAATTTAA
- a CDS encoding transposase: MAGRFEGLSDLEWKLFEDIFPVESEKRGKGMPHAPYRHVLNSLLYILITGCRWCDLPRGDTWASKSSSHRWLKRWRSDGTFEYLQARVLAIANEKGLINWEFGAVDGSFSPWEGRG; encoded by the coding sequence ATGGCTGGACGTTTTGAAGGATTGAGTGACTTGGAATGGAAATTGTTTGAAGATATATTTCCCGTTGAGTCAGAAAAGCGTGGTAAAGGAATGCCTCATGCGCCGTATCGCCATGTATTAAATAGTCTGTTGTACATTCTGATTACTGGATGTCGATGGTGCGATCTACCAAGGGGGGATACTTGGGCATCGAAAAGCTCATCCCACCGATGGTTAAAGCGATGGCGTTCAGATGGAACATTTGAATATTTACAAGCGCGTGTGTTAGCGATCGCAAATGAGAAAGGGCTGATAAACTGGGAGTTCGGCGCGGTTGACGGGTCTTTTTCCCCCTGGGAAGGGCGGGGGTGA